In the Kribbella sp. NBC_00482 genome, one interval contains:
- a CDS encoding NADP-dependent oxidoreductase — protein MKAVRFHATGGPEVLRYEDADLPVPGAGEVRIQVAGSAYNPADGGLRGGFLPIPVTLPHVPGYDVSGTIDALGDGVGDGVDGLAVGENVVGFIPMNADGSAAQYVVAPASALVKAPIRIPLADAAGLPSVGLTASQALFEAGELKAGQRVLINGAGGPVGGYAVQLAKRAGAHVIATASPRSSEIVKAAGADEIIDHTASSVLDAVTEPVDVLLNLAPISPDGFTALVTRVRDGGVVVSTTPMVTTPGDDERNVRAVTIFVHPDADVLSNLVALIDSGDLHVEIARRVPLSELPAIHQQADAGEIHGKVVVLP, from the coding sequence CCTGCCGGTGCCGGGCGCGGGTGAAGTGCGCATCCAGGTCGCCGGGTCGGCGTACAACCCGGCCGACGGCGGCCTCCGCGGCGGCTTCCTGCCGATCCCGGTCACGCTGCCGCACGTTCCCGGCTACGACGTGTCCGGCACGATCGACGCACTGGGCGACGGGGTGGGCGACGGGGTGGACGGCCTCGCCGTGGGCGAGAACGTCGTCGGTTTCATCCCCATGAACGCTGACGGATCGGCAGCGCAGTACGTCGTCGCCCCGGCGAGCGCACTGGTGAAAGCTCCGATCCGCATCCCGCTGGCCGATGCTGCGGGTTTGCCGTCGGTCGGGCTCACCGCATCCCAGGCACTCTTCGAGGCCGGCGAGCTCAAGGCCGGGCAGCGGGTGCTGATCAACGGCGCCGGCGGCCCGGTGGGCGGGTACGCCGTGCAGCTGGCCAAGCGCGCAGGTGCCCACGTCATCGCCACGGCGAGCCCGCGCAGCAGCGAGATCGTCAAGGCGGCCGGTGCGGACGAGATCATCGACCACACGGCCTCCTCTGTACTCGACGCGGTCACCGAGCCCGTCGATGTGCTGCTCAACCTGGCCCCGATCAGCCCGGACGGATTCACCGCCCTGGTCACACGGGTTCGTGACGGCGGCGTGGTCGTCTCCACGACACCGATGGTGACGACGCCCGGCGACGATGAGCGAAACGTGCGCGCGGTCACGATCTTCGTCCACCCCGACGCGGACGTGCTCTCGAACCTGGTCGCGCTCATCGACAGCGGCGACCTCCACGTCGAGATCGCCCGGCGCGTGCCGCTGAGCGAGCTGCCTGCGATCCACCAGCAGGCTGACGCGGGAGAGATCCACGGCAAGGTCGTGGTTTTGCCGTGA